The proteins below come from a single Argentina anserina chromosome 1, drPotAnse1.1, whole genome shotgun sequence genomic window:
- the LOC126788264 gene encoding probable glycosyltransferase At5g03795 — MSVGKPSPAPPSSTMFSLRGSLITLAFFILLSLAYFSLNFSVSSSPPPPVTATVRDDAATGIPNPIREPDTEPDEKPSSSLSSSEFSDIYHSPEVFRLNYAEMERKFKVFIYPDGDPNTFYQTPRKLTGKYSSEGYFFQNIREGRFRTEDPDQAHLFFIPISCHKMRGKGTSYENMTIIVQNYVEGLIAKYPYWNRTLGADHFFVTCHDVGVRATEGLPLLVKNSIRVVCSPSYDVGFIPHKDVALPQVLQPFALPAGGNDVENRTTLGFWAGHRNSKIRVILARVWENDTELYILNNRINRAEGNLLYQKKFYTTKYCICPGGSQVNSARPMDSIHYGCIPVILSNYYDLPFSDILDWRKFAVVLTEKDVYQLKQILKAIPYSEFLTLHKNLVKVQKHFQWNSPPIKYDAFHMVMYDLWLRHHVVKY; from the exons ATGAGTGTAGGCAAGCCGTCGCCGGCACCGCCATCGTCGACGATGTTCTCCTTACGTGGATCTCTCATCACTCTCGCCTTCTTCATCTTACTCTCCCTCGCCTACTTCTCCCTCAACTTCTCCGTCTCCTCCTCCCCTCCCCCTCCCGTCACCGCCACCGTCCGAGATGACGCCGCTACCGGAATTCCAAATCCGATTCGGGAGCCGGATACCGAGCCGGATGAGAAGCCTTCTTCTTCGTTGTCGTCGTCGGAGTTTTCGGACATTTACCACTCGCCGGAGGTGTTCCGGCTGAACTACGCCGAAATGGAGCGGAAATTCAAGGTGTTTATCTACCCCGACGGCGATCCGAACACGTTTTACCAGACGCCGAGGAAGCTCACCGGAAAATATTCCAGCGAGGGCTATTTCTTTCAGAATATTAGAGAAGGTCGGTTTCGGACTGAGGATCCGGATCAGGCTCACCTCTTCTTCATCCCTATCTCCTGCCACAAGATGCGAGGCAAG GGTACTTCATATGAGAATATGACGATAATTGTTCAGAACTATGTGGAGGGCTTGATAGCAAAGTATCCGTACTGGAACAGGACTTTGGGTGCAGATCACTTCTTTGTGACTTGTCATGATGTTGGCGTGAGAGCAACTGAAGGACTTCCGCTTCTTGTGAAGAATTCTATTCGAGTTGTCTGCTCACCCAGTTATGACGTCGGCTTCATTCCACATAAAGATGTCGCTCTTCCTCAAGTACTGCAACCGTTTGCTCTTCCAGCTGGAGGGAACGATGTGGAGAACAG GACAACTCTTGGTTTCTGGGCCGGTCATCGGAATTCAAAGATTAGAGTTATACTGGCACGAGTATGGGAGAATGATACTGAACTCTATATCTTGAACAACAGAATAAATAGGGCTGAAGGGAACTTGTTATATCAAAAGAAATTTTATACCACCAAGTACTGCATATGCCCTGGTGGTTCCCAGGTCAATAGCGCTCGCCCAATGGACTCAATCCATTATGGCTGTATTCCTG TAATACTATCAAATTACTATGACTTGCCATTCAGTGACATTCTCGACTGGCGAAAGTTTGCTGTTGTACTTACGGAGAAGGATGTATATCAGCTTAAACAAATACTTAAGGCAATACCCTATTCAGAGTTTTTGACACTTCATAAAAACTTGGTGAAG GTTCAGAAGCACTTCCAGTGGAATTCACCACCAATCAAATATGATGCATTCCACATGGTGATGTATGATCTTTGGTTGCGCCACCATGTTGTCAAATACTGA
- the LOC126805023 gene encoding uncharacterized protein LOC126805023 has protein sequence MQCTNIISVPTIHPRELKLRNSNSQLSVPYSQSNFEVQLPLPSHVKFITSTSNPFVKHCNKLRQSSSYRHTHGSVLVVGATPIREICEFQKSLQEKTVMMDCLLLPDNCEVPEWTDELSVRVVEVCSAVMKKLSGMQSTESIEAMALMRMPTSFLDINADENEATCRAWFPSSHRVLVLDGVQDPGNLGTLLRSATAFGWNGAFLLPGCCDPFNEKALRASRGASFQLPIVSGTWNHLESLITEFQIKLLAGHPETDKNSKPLLLSQKLADSLAEVPLGLVLGSEGGGLSEKSRRQCELVTIPMAGEFESLNVSVAGGIFLYMLQPKNHISL, from the exons ATGCAATGCACAAATATCATCTCAGTGCCCACAATCCACCCCAGAGAGCTCAAACTTAGGAACTCAAACTCACAGCTATCAGTTCCTTACTCTCAGAGCAACTTTGAAGTTCAGCTTCCTCTGCCTTCCCATGTCAAATTCATAACCAGCACTTCAAATCCATTTGTAAAACACTGCAACAAGCTTCGTCAGTCTTCTTCTTATCGCCACACTCATGGTTCTGTTCTCGTTGTGGGTGCTACACCCATCAG GGAAATATGCGAGTTTCAAAAGTCATTGCAAGAGAAAACTGTTATGATGGATTGTTTGCTTTTACCGGATAATTGTGAGGTTCCTGAATGGACTGATGAGTTATCTGTTCGTGTTGTGGAGGTGTGCTCTGCAGTGATGAAAAAGCTTTCCGGGATGCAATCAACTGAATCTATTGAAGCAATGGCTCTCATGAGAATGCCTACGAGCTTTTTAGATATCAATGCTGATGAAAATGAGGCAACCTGTAGAGCTTGGTTCCCGTCTTCACATCGAGTTCTGGTCCTTGATGGTGTTCAG GATCCGGGTAATCTCGGTACACTGCTCAGATCAGCTACAGCCTTTGGATGG AATGgtgcttttcttcttcctggGTGCTGTGATCCATTCAATGAAAAAGCACTCCGAGCTAGCCGAGGAGCCTCATTCCAGCTCCCTATTGTTTCTGGAACTTGGAATCATCTTGAATCCCTCATAACTGAATTCCAAATAAAGTTGCTAGCTGGCCATCCAGAGACTGATAAAAACTCGAAGCCACTTCTCCTCTCTCAAAAACTTGCAGATTCTCTTGCAGAAGTGCCACTCGGCTTGGTTTTGGGTAGCGAAGGAGGCGGTCTGTCTGAGAAATCTCGACGGCAATGTGAGCTTGTAACCATTCCAATGGCAGGAGAGTTTGAGTCGCTTAATGTTTCAGTTGCTGGTGGGATTTTCTTGTACATGTTACAACCCAAAAACCATATATCATTATGA
- the LOC126795725 gene encoding probable mannitol dehydrogenase — MAMSYEQEHPKKAFGWAAIDSSGVLSPFGFSRRATGEKDVTFKVLYCGVCHSDLHMVKNEWGFSTYPLVPGHEIVGEVTEVGSSVQKFKVGDKVGVGCMVGSCRSCDSCTDHLENYCAKHIQTYGSKYYDGTTTYGGYSDIMVADEHFVVRIPDNLPPDGAAPLLCAGITTYSPLRYFGLDKPGMHVGVVGLGGLGHVAVKFAKAMGVKVTVISTSPKKEEEAIKHLGADSFLVSRDQEQMQAAIATMDGIIDTVSAHHPLQPLIALLKSHGKLVMVGAPEKPLELPVFSLLMGKKMVAGSGIGGMKETQEMIDFAAKHNITADIEVIPID; from the exons ATGGCGATGTCTTACGAGCAAGAGCACCCTAAGAAGGCATTTGGATGGGCTGCAATAGATTCATCTGGTGTTCTCTCTCCTTTCGGTTTCTccagaag GGCAACTGGAGAGAAAGACGTGACGTTCAAAGTGTTGTACTGTGGGGTTTGCCATTCGGACCTTCACATGGTCAAGAACGAATGGGGCTTCTCTACTTATCCACTAGTTCCCGG GCATGAGATTGTTGGGGAAGTGACGGAAGTAGGCAGCAGCGTACAAAAATTCAAAGTTGGAGACAAAGTCGGTGTTGGATGCATGGTGGGATCTTGCCGATCTTGTGATAGTTGTACCGACCACCTTGAAAACTACTGCGCCAAACATATACAAACCTACGGTTCCAAGTACTATGACGGAACCACCACCTATGGCGGTTACTCCGACATCATGGTGGCCGATGAGCACTTTGTAGTCCGCATCCCGGACAACCTACCTCCTGATGGTGCTGCTCCACTCCTATGTGCCGGGATTACAACCTACAGCCCTTTGAGATATTTTGGACTTGACAAGCCCGGCATGCATGTTGGTGTGGTTGGCCTTGGCGGTTTAGGCCATGTCGCGGTGAAGTTTGCCAAGGCTATGGGAGTGAAGGTCACAGTGATCAGTACGTCCCCTAAGAAAGAGGAGGAAGCTATTAAACACCTAGGAGCGGACTCCTTTTTGGTTAGTCGTGACCAAGAGCAAATGCAG GCTGCCATTGCAACCATGGATGGGATCATTGACACAGTTTCTGCACACCATCCTCTTCAGCCTTTGATTGCTCTGTTGAAGTCTCATGGAAAGCTAGTTATGGTTGGTGCACCGGAGAAGCCTCTTGAGCTTCCTGTTTTTTCTTTGCTCATGGGTAA GAAGATGGTAGCTGGTAGCGGCATTGGAGGTATGAAGGAAACACAAGAGATGATTGATTTTGCAGCCAAGCACAATATAACGGCAGACATTGAAGTTATCCCGATCGACTAA